The Yersinia intermedia genome window below encodes:
- a CDS encoding prepilin peptidase → MIDIYSLGGFLFYTVAGLCVGSFLNVIIYRLPIMLFATANKNKVTNIWDKDSRCKGNINLCLPKSFCPSCNSSLRIMDNIPVVSWLLLRGRSRCCHQRISFRYLIVELLTAILTLLIAFWAKSDYLTMIGLLLIWVLITLSFIDLDCYLLPDCITLPLLWMGLILNIDNVFCSLSSAVLGAVVGYIFLWLPYWLFKLFKGIDGMGYGDFKLMAAMGAWFGVSTIPMLVLLSSSLGIIVSIVISYLSKKKGGYIAFGPYICLAGGINLFLGDAIGLF, encoded by the coding sequence ATGATTGATATTTATAGTTTAGGCGGTTTTTTATTTTATACTGTTGCTGGGCTATGCGTCGGGAGTTTTTTAAATGTTATTATCTACCGGTTGCCAATTATGCTTTTCGCCACTGCAAACAAAAATAAAGTAACTAATATCTGGGATAAAGATAGCCGGTGTAAAGGTAACATTAATTTATGTTTACCAAAATCATTTTGCCCAAGTTGCAATAGTTCTCTACGGATAATGGACAATATTCCCGTTGTGAGTTGGCTATTATTACGCGGCAGGTCACGATGTTGTCATCAGAGAATTAGCTTCCGTTATTTAATTGTAGAACTACTAACTGCTATTTTAACCTTACTTATAGCTTTTTGGGCGAAAAGTGATTATTTAACCATGATTGGGTTACTGTTAATATGGGTGCTGATTACGTTGTCTTTTATCGATCTGGATTGTTACCTTCTCCCCGACTGTATTACATTACCATTATTATGGATGGGGCTTATTTTGAATATAGATAATGTTTTTTGCTCTTTATCATCTGCTGTTCTAGGTGCTGTGGTCGGTTATATTTTTTTGTGGTTACCCTATTGGCTATTCAAACTATTCAAGGGTATTGACGGGATGGGGTACGGTGATTTTAAGTTAATGGCAGCCATGGGCGCTTGGTTTGGTGTATCGACGATACCGATGTTGGTATTGTTATCATCTAGTTTAGGTATTATTGTTTCCATTGTAATTTCTTACCTTTCCAAAAAGAAAGGAGGGTACATTGCCTTTGGCCCCTATATTTGCCTGGCTGGAGGGATTAATCTATTTCTAGGGGATGCTATTGGTCTATTTTAA
- the gspS gene encoding type II secretion system pilot lipoprotein GspS: MKLKVVLFFTPIFFGCQTHKNESLIQKEKIEQLTALVSGMRYLKEVCGMERLPSEDKVVNSATTMMKSDNPLSSQQSSRSLSELTDIRYEKLKNDGVDNNYKCKELSEILNNFIIKIDQ; encoded by the coding sequence ATGAAACTCAAGGTGGTCTTATTTTTCACACCAATTTTTTTTGGATGTCAGACACATAAAAATGAAAGTTTAATTCAAAAGGAAAAGATAGAACAATTAACTGCATTAGTTTCTGGAATGCGTTATCTAAAAGAAGTTTGTGGTATGGAAAGGTTACCAAGTGAAGATAAGGTAGTAAATAGTGCTACAACTATGATGAAATCTGATAACCCCCTCAGTTCGCAGCAGAGTAGTCGTTCACTGTCAGAACTAACAGACATAAGATATGAAAAACTAAAAAATGATGGTGTAGATAACAATTACAAATGTAAAGAGTTGAGCGAAATTTTAAATAACTTCATTATTAAAATAGACCAATAG
- a CDS encoding winged helix-turn-helix domain-containing protein: protein MDEIIIGDIIFTPQKRIINKGGSTIKIRNKESEVLALLCHNYPISLSREDIEKEIWGGSYVTDNTLTQTISNLRNALDDKEHELVTTIPKKGYCIGIKPTFISGKDIGGGKFSETDCFNVVRNRYDILSGIGIRCKIVILSVFVFFFLASFYITSSYYKIKIVHPTTMPILVGLDNTRDETFLSTYGKTPYVYLKKTKHGEYIACKYHNGELTCEKK, encoded by the coding sequence ATGGATGAAATAATTATTGGAGATATTATCTTTACTCCACAAAAGAGAATAATCAACAAAGGAGGTTCTACTATTAAGATAAGGAATAAGGAATCTGAAGTGTTAGCTTTATTATGCCACAATTATCCCATTTCTCTTTCACGCGAAGATATTGAGAAGGAAATATGGGGAGGAAGCTATGTAACAGATAACACATTAACACAAACAATTAGTAACTTGCGTAATGCACTGGACGATAAAGAACATGAATTAGTAACCACAATTCCCAAAAAAGGATACTGCATTGGTATCAAACCGACTTTTATTTCGGGTAAGGATATTGGTGGGGGAAAATTTTCTGAAACAGATTGTTTTAATGTTGTTAGAAATAGGTATGATATCTTATCTGGTATCGGTATTCGTTGCAAAATAGTTATTTTGTCGGTTTTTGTGTTTTTTTTTCTTGCTTCATTTTATATCACATCGAGCTACTATAAAATTAAAATTGTGCATCCTACCACCATGCCTATATTAGTAGGTTTAGATAATACGCGGGATGAAACCTTCTTGTCTACTTATGGTAAAACGCCTTATGTTTATTTAAAGAAAACTAAACATGGTGAATATATTGCTTGTAAATATCATAATGGTGAATTGACATGCGAAAAAAAATAA
- a CDS encoding methyl-accepting chemotaxis protein: MLSNIGFLVVKLTSYVRRLGSISDGKFGILFGLILVISLFSLLQLFSIGYLSHILDSTKVNVEKTHYSHQQEVLMDRARMELLIASDKLNRAGIYYMEDKETGSEGSWHSLLNEALQSMQQSQQNYRELLLLSAHDNRPEFVALKESYQQLYQGLTELGQGLSKNNNIDLFFEVPIQGFQSDFTEKYYHYLQQSEDNRAVMDTQLLSSLSSAKQGVITALVILLCLAFSVWLGVTRLIIRPLNDLISHINVIAAGDLSRQMAYSSFTSREARQLADSICRMQQGLIALVGQVRVGAEVILTGVNQIAADSHRLAEQTQSQAESLAATTQSMHQLTSRVKQNSMSADQANLLANETSAIASEGGEMMSSVVVSMADISAGSQEITAIITLIESVAFQTNILALNAAIEAAHVGEHGRGFSVVAREVGLLAHQSGNSALNIKRLIHNSSSSISTGRGLVARSGDNLRAIIDAVKKVTDLMAEISAASHDQSQGIEGITTQVGMINDVTKLNAELAQQSTCASEVLQKQASQLNESVARFCLPTTGRPAQGCYEAASANF; this comes from the coding sequence ATGTTATCTAATATTGGATTTCTTGTTGTGAAACTCACCTCTTATGTCAGAAGGTTAGGTTCAATATCTGATGGTAAATTCGGTATACTGTTTGGCCTGATATTAGTTATTAGCCTTTTCTCCTTATTACAGTTATTTTCCATAGGATATTTATCTCATATATTGGATAGTACCAAAGTTAATGTTGAGAAAACACACTATAGTCATCAGCAAGAAGTGTTGATGGATCGTGCCAGAATGGAATTATTAATTGCCAGTGATAAACTCAATCGTGCTGGCATCTATTATATGGAAGATAAAGAAACGGGCTCTGAGGGGAGTTGGCATAGCCTTTTGAATGAAGCATTGCAATCTATGCAGCAGTCGCAGCAAAATTATCGCGAGCTTTTGCTCCTTTCTGCCCACGATAACCGCCCAGAGTTTGTCGCATTAAAGGAAAGTTACCAGCAGTTATACCAAGGTTTAACTGAATTGGGGCAAGGGCTGTCAAAAAACAACAATATCGATCTGTTTTTTGAAGTTCCGATACAAGGCTTTCAAAGTGACTTTACCGAAAAGTATTACCACTATTTACAGCAAAGTGAGGATAATCGGGCTGTAATGGATACGCAGCTATTATCGTCTTTATCATCAGCAAAACAGGGCGTTATTACGGCATTGGTGATATTACTGTGCCTCGCTTTTTCGGTTTGGCTCGGCGTTACACGTTTAATTATCCGGCCACTTAATGACCTTATTTCCCATATTAACGTTATTGCCGCCGGTGATTTATCACGCCAGATGGCATATTCATCGTTTACCAGCCGGGAGGCTCGTCAATTGGCTGATAGCATATGCCGAATGCAACAAGGCTTAATTGCATTGGTGGGTCAGGTTCGCGTGGGCGCGGAAGTCATCCTGACGGGTGTTAATCAAATCGCCGCAGATAGTCATCGCCTTGCTGAGCAAACACAGTCGCAAGCTGAGTCGCTGGCTGCGACAACACAAAGCATGCATCAACTCACTAGCCGGGTAAAACAGAACTCGATGAGTGCAGATCAGGCCAATCTTTTGGCTAACGAAACCAGCGCTATCGCCAGTGAAGGGGGAGAGATGATGTCTAGCGTCGTGGTATCGATGGCGGATATCTCTGCTGGCTCGCAGGAAATAACGGCAATTATCACGTTGATCGAGTCGGTAGCTTTTCAAACCAATATTTTAGCGTTAAATGCTGCTATTGAAGCCGCGCATGTCGGTGAACACGGGCGCGGTTTCTCCGTTGTGGCACGAGAGGTTGGCTTATTGGCACATCAAAGTGGCAACTCTGCACTGAATATTAAGCGGCTTATTCATAATTCATCCAGCTCTATCTCCACGGGGCGCGGTTTGGTGGCACGGTCAGGTGATAATTTACGGGCTATTATTGATGCAGTTAAAAAAGTGACTGATTTGATGGCGGAAATATCTGCGGCATCACACGATCAGAGCCAAGGTATCGAGGGGATAACCACACAAGTTGGAATGATTAATGACGTGACAAAATTGAATGCTGAGTTAGCCCAGCAGTCCACATGTGCATCGGAAGTATTACAAAAACAAGCATCCCAGCTCAACGAATCTGTTGCTCGCTTTTGTTTGCCTACTACTGGGCGGCCGGCTCAGGGTTGTTATGAGGCGGCCTCTGCCAATTTCTAG
- a CDS encoding DsbA family protein, protein MTTLTLHYIFDPLCGWCYGAAPLLHAAQSIPDLALVLHGGGMMSGPNRRQIDSQWRGYVMPHDKRIAELTGQTFGEAYFNHLLNDTSAIMDSTPPIAAILAAEQLAGQGADMLHHIQQAHYVEGRRIADTSVLTELATDMGLSRTAFINALNLAQVASAQHIADSRALLARVHGHGFPTFVLQDRQGKTTTLPTSQYYGDPIGWAEMLKSMLAH, encoded by the coding sequence ATGACCACGCTAACATTGCATTACATTTTCGATCCCTTATGCGGTTGGTGCTACGGCGCAGCGCCACTGCTGCACGCCGCACAAAGCATTCCTGATCTGGCACTGGTACTACACGGTGGTGGGATGATGTCTGGGCCTAATCGTCGCCAGATAGATAGCCAATGGCGTGGTTATGTGATGCCTCATGACAAACGTATTGCCGAACTCACCGGACAAACGTTTGGTGAGGCTTATTTTAATCACTTGCTGAATGATACTTCAGCAATTATGGATTCCACTCCACCTATTGCCGCCATTTTAGCGGCTGAACAATTGGCCGGACAAGGCGCGGATATGCTCCATCATATCCAGCAAGCTCACTATGTAGAGGGCCGCCGTATCGCCGACACCTCGGTGTTAACTGAACTTGCCACTGATATGGGATTAAGCCGTACAGCATTTATCAACGCATTAAACTTAGCCCAGGTAGCATCGGCTCAACATATTGCTGATAGCCGCGCCTTACTGGCAAGAGTACATGGGCACGGCTTCCCCACCTTTGTGCTACAAGATAGACAGGGTAAAACAACCACACTACCTACAAGTCAGTACTACGGTGACCCAATTGGTTGGGCTGAGATGCTAAAAAGCATGCTGGCTCACTAG
- a CDS encoding MBL fold metallo-hydrolase, which produces MFNKTLLQMTFAGLATFAAVANASAAEQLKMEVYNPGEKSIFPVSSEIISGKTEVALIDAQFQRNDAEALVKKIKQSGKKLTTIYISQADPDFYFGLDVITKAFPQAKVLATPQTIEEIEATKDGKMAYWGPILKENAPGKVIVPQALQGKSFTIDGQQIDVEGLDGPSPEKTFVWIPSLKAVVGGVAVSGNIHLWVADTQTAESRQHWLTTLEKIKALKPVTVVPGHYLDNAPQTLASVTFTQNYLTTLNTEIPKAKDSAELIAAMKKHYPELKDESSLELSAKVLKNEMKWPQ; this is translated from the coding sequence ATGTTTAACAAAACGCTATTACAAATGACCTTTGCCGGTCTGGCAACTTTCGCAGCCGTAGCAAACGCCAGTGCTGCCGAACAACTTAAAATGGAAGTCTATAATCCAGGCGAAAAGAGCATCTTCCCAGTCTCTTCTGAGATTATCAGCGGTAAAACTGAAGTTGCTCTAATTGATGCGCAATTTCAGCGCAATGACGCCGAAGCACTGGTAAAGAAAATAAAGCAAAGCGGCAAAAAACTGACCACCATATATATCAGTCAGGCCGATCCTGATTTCTATTTCGGTCTGGATGTCATCACTAAAGCATTCCCACAAGCCAAGGTACTCGCCACACCGCAGACCATTGAAGAAATCGAAGCAACCAAAGACGGCAAAATGGCCTATTGGGGACCGATTCTAAAAGAAAATGCCCCTGGCAAAGTTATTGTTCCACAAGCACTACAAGGCAAAAGTTTCACCATTGATGGGCAACAAATTGATGTTGAAGGGCTAGATGGCCCATCACCAGAAAAGACATTTGTCTGGATCCCATCCTTGAAAGCGGTTGTTGGCGGTGTCGCCGTCTCCGGTAATATCCATTTATGGGTCGCGGATACTCAAACCGCAGAATCACGCCAGCACTGGTTAACAACATTGGAAAAGATTAAAGCACTCAAACCAGTAACCGTGGTTCCTGGGCATTATCTCGATAACGCGCCACAGACATTAGCATCAGTGACCTTTACTCAAAACTATCTAACGACCCTGAACACAGAGATTCCTAAAGCAAAAGATTCAGCAGAACTGATTGCGGCGATGAAAAAACACTACCCAGAGTTGAAAGATGAATCCAGCCTGGAGCTAAGCGCCAAGGTACTGAAAAACGAAATGAAATGGCCGCAATAA
- a CDS encoding LysR family transcriptional regulator, with protein sequence MDRVTAAEVFVAIVERGSMIAAAEALEMSRAMVTRYLAEMEQWAGARLLHRTTRKLSLTHAGETTLERCRRMLEFAQDMDVIEGQGSDELRGLLRISCSQSLGQSALVIAVTDYLRRYPQVAVDLQINNRAVNLVEERIDLALRITNELDPNLIARPLSTCHSVVCASPAYLSAKGIPKTPYDLAVHNCLTYSYFGKSLWHFDLQGEKSAVAVSGNLSANESVVLLSGALEGAGITLQPSYSAAPYIARGDLVSLLPGYQPQAMGIYGIYTSRRQMPATLRTMLDFLVEWFATNPHWLNPAFLAL encoded by the coding sequence ATGGATAGGGTCACTGCTGCTGAGGTTTTTGTCGCGATTGTAGAGCGCGGCAGTATGATTGCCGCCGCTGAAGCATTAGAGATGTCACGGGCTATGGTGACACGCTATCTGGCTGAGATGGAGCAGTGGGCTGGTGCGCGATTGTTGCATCGGACAACACGAAAACTAAGCCTGACGCATGCTGGCGAAACCACCCTTGAACGTTGTCGACGTATGCTTGAGTTTGCTCAGGATATGGATGTGATTGAAGGGCAAGGTAGTGATGAACTGCGCGGTTTATTGCGTATTAGTTGCTCTCAGTCTCTTGGGCAGAGCGCTTTGGTGATTGCTGTTACTGATTATTTGCGCCGTTATCCCCAGGTAGCGGTTGATTTACAGATCAATAATCGGGCAGTTAATCTGGTAGAAGAACGCATTGATTTGGCATTGCGTATTACCAATGAGCTAGACCCGAATCTGATTGCACGCCCACTTTCCACGTGCCATTCCGTCGTTTGCGCCTCACCGGCCTACTTGTCAGCCAAAGGAATACCTAAAACACCCTATGATCTGGCGGTACATAACTGTCTGACATACTCTTATTTTGGCAAAAGTTTGTGGCATTTTGATTTGCAGGGAGAGAAATCGGCAGTTGCGGTAAGTGGCAATCTAAGTGCCAATGAGTCGGTGGTTTTGCTAAGTGGCGCGCTGGAAGGGGCTGGTATTACTCTGCAACCCAGCTATTCTGCCGCCCCTTATATCGCCCGAGGTGATCTGGTCAGCTTATTACCGGGTTATCAACCACAGGCGATGGGCATTTATGGCATCTATACTTCGCGGCGGCAAATGCCAGCAACCTTAAGGACAATGTTAGATTTTCTTGTGGAGTGGTTTGCAACCAATCCCCATTGGCTTAATCCTGCTTTCTTGGCGCTGTAG
- a CDS encoding LysR family transcriptional regulator, with protein sequence MPTISLRQIEIFHGVMTTGNLTEAALLLQTSQPTVSRELARFEQLVQLTLFDRVRGRLYPTVQGLRLFEEVQRSYYGLDRIRQAAEGIRQFQQAQLSIACLPVFSQSLLPAVCKPFIDRYPEVSLNIIPQESPLLEEWLSAQRHDLGLTENTQTPAGTLRHPLMTVNEICVLPSDHPLRDKSVLTPQDFQGENFISLSVTDSYRQLLDKLFIEQGISRRLVLETHSAASVCAMVREGVGVSIVNPLTALDYISKGSAEGVCVRPFSVDIPFTISLIQPKHRPSSTLVDTFIEHLKQQAITFQQRLTQVITQQY encoded by the coding sequence ATGCCCACCATTTCCCTACGACAAATCGAGATTTTTCATGGTGTCATGACTACCGGTAATCTGACTGAAGCCGCCTTATTACTTCAGACATCCCAACCCACCGTCAGCCGTGAACTGGCCCGCTTTGAGCAATTAGTCCAATTAACGCTCTTTGATCGCGTGCGTGGCCGCCTTTACCCCACAGTACAAGGCTTGCGGCTATTTGAAGAGGTGCAACGCTCTTATTACGGTCTTGATCGCATCCGACAAGCTGCTGAGGGAATTCGTCAATTCCAACAGGCACAGCTTTCAATTGCCTGCTTACCAGTCTTTTCTCAATCGCTGCTACCCGCCGTGTGCAAACCCTTTATTGACCGCTACCCGGAAGTCAGCCTGAATATTATCCCGCAGGAATCGCCCCTACTGGAAGAGTGGCTTTCAGCTCAGCGCCATGACCTTGGCCTGACAGAAAACACCCAGACTCCTGCCGGTACGTTGCGCCATCCCCTCATGACTGTTAATGAGATTTGCGTATTGCCCAGCGATCATCCGTTGCGGGATAAATCGGTACTGACACCACAAGACTTCCAAGGTGAAAACTTTATCAGCTTGTCCGTTACCGACAGTTATCGCCAATTATTGGATAAACTATTTATTGAACAAGGTATTAGCAGAAGGTTAGTGCTGGAAACCCACAGTGCAGCATCGGTCTGTGCCATGGTACGGGAAGGGGTGGGCGTATCGATTGTCAATCCGCTCACGGCACTAGACTATATTAGCAAAGGAAGTGCTGAAGGTGTTTGTGTGCGGCCATTCAGCGTCGACATCCCTTTTACGATCAGCCTGATACAACCGAAACACCGCCCATCATCCACCTTGGTAGATACGTTTATCGAGCATTTAAAGCAGCAGGCCATCACTTTCCAGCAGCGCCTAACCCAGGTGATCACCCAACAATATTAA
- the lysA gene encoding diaminopimelate decarboxylase yields the protein MPRTLYDTTSALTAQNLMALPERFGCPVWAYDGEIIAQRINQLRNFDVIRFAQKACSNIHILRLMREQGVKVDSVSLGEIERAIHAGFQPGQEPAEIVFTADLLDQATLLRVTELNIPVNAGSIDMLDQLGQHAPGHPVWLRINPGFGHGHSQKTNTGGENSKHGIWHQDLPQAIEKVKKYGLTLVGVHMHIGSGVDYQHLEQVCDAMVQQVIALGQDISAISAGGGLSIPYQFGDDEIDTEHYYGLWNKAREQIAAHLGHPVSLEIEPGRFLVAESGVLVAQVRAVKDMGRRHYVLVDAGFNDLMRPAMYGSYHHISLLPADGRDLTSAPLIDTVVGGPLCESGDVFTQEAGGGLETRALPAAKIGDYLVFHDTGAYGASMSSNYNSRPLLPEVLFEQGQPRLIRRRQTIEELIALEQI from the coding sequence ATGCCGCGCACACTTTATGACACCACTTCGGCGCTGACTGCCCAAAACCTGATGGCTTTACCTGAGCGATTTGGCTGCCCGGTGTGGGCATATGATGGTGAGATCATTGCTCAACGAATCAACCAATTACGGAACTTTGATGTTATTCGTTTTGCCCAGAAAGCCTGTTCGAATATTCATATTCTCCGCTTGATGCGTGAGCAGGGGGTCAAAGTCGATTCAGTATCGTTGGGTGAGATAGAACGCGCGATACATGCTGGCTTCCAGCCAGGGCAGGAACCGGCAGAGATCGTATTTACCGCAGATCTGCTGGATCAGGCCACGTTATTACGGGTGACGGAATTAAATATACCGGTCAATGCCGGTTCAATCGACATGCTGGATCAATTGGGGCAACACGCCCCAGGGCACCCCGTTTGGTTGCGGATAAATCCAGGCTTTGGTCATGGTCATAGCCAAAAAACCAATACTGGCGGTGAGAACAGCAAACACGGCATCTGGCATCAAGATTTACCACAAGCTATTGAGAAAGTTAAAAAATATGGTTTAACGCTGGTGGGTGTTCATATGCACATTGGCTCTGGTGTTGACTATCAGCATCTGGAACAAGTTTGTGATGCTATGGTTCAGCAGGTGATTGCACTGGGGCAGGATATCAGCGCTATTTCTGCCGGTGGTGGGCTATCGATCCCATACCAATTTGGTGATGATGAGATTGATACCGAACATTATTATGGCTTATGGAATAAAGCCAGAGAGCAAATTGCCGCCCATCTCGGCCATCCGGTCAGTCTGGAAATTGAACCGGGCCGTTTCTTGGTGGCCGAGTCTGGTGTTCTGGTGGCGCAGGTGCGGGCTGTTAAAGATATGGGCCGTCGCCACTATGTATTGGTGGATGCCGGTTTTAACGATTTGATGCGGCCAGCAATGTACGGCAGTTATCACCATATTTCGTTACTGCCTGCTGATGGGCGCGACCTCACATCGGCACCGTTGATTGATACGGTGGTTGGTGGCCCGCTGTGCGAGTCAGGTGATGTATTCACCCAGGAAGCGGGTGGCGGATTGGAAACCCGCGCATTGCCTGCCGCTAAAATTGGTGATTATTTGGTATTTCACGATACCGGGGCTTATGGTGCGTCGATGTCTTCGAACTACAACAGCCGCCCATTATTGCCGGAAGTGCTGTTTGAGCAGGGGCAGCCACGCTTAATTCGCCGTCGGCAAACCATTGAAGAACTTATTGCACTAGAGCAGATTTAA
- the galR gene encoding HTH-type transcriptional regulator GalR, which produces MATIKDVAKLAGVSVATVSRVINNSPKASETSRMAVCNAMEQLQYHPNANARALAQQSTETVGMIVSDVSDPFFGSMVKAVEQVAYATGNFLLIGNGYHDEEKERQAIEQLIRHRCAALVVHAKKLSDEELTSLMEQIPGMVLINRTLPGFETRCVALDDRYGAWLATRHLIQQGHKRIAIICSNHQISDAIDRLQGYLDALKEFDIAVDDRLISYGTPDEIGGEQAMTDLLGRGRHFTAVTCYNDSMAAGALSVLSDNSIEVPQEISLIGFDDVLISRYLRPRLTTIRYPVVAMATQAAELALALANHTPLPEITNMFSPTLVRRHSVASPQTPADD; this is translated from the coding sequence ATGGCCACTATTAAGGATGTTGCCAAGCTGGCGGGTGTTTCCGTCGCAACGGTATCTCGTGTTATCAATAATTCTCCCAAGGCCAGTGAGACATCACGCATGGCGGTCTGTAACGCCATGGAGCAACTGCAATATCACCCGAACGCCAATGCGCGGGCGCTGGCCCAGCAATCCACTGAAACAGTCGGCATGATTGTTTCCGATGTGTCAGATCCGTTTTTTGGTTCGATGGTCAAAGCTGTCGAACAAGTGGCCTATGCCACCGGAAATTTCTTGCTGATTGGTAACGGTTACCATGACGAAGAGAAAGAGCGTCAGGCCATCGAACAACTAATTCGCCACCGTTGTGCCGCTCTGGTAGTCCATGCCAAAAAACTGTCCGATGAAGAATTGACATCATTAATGGAGCAGATCCCCGGCATGGTGTTGATTAACCGCACACTACCGGGTTTCGAAACCCGCTGTGTCGCATTAGATGACCGTTATGGTGCCTGGTTGGCAACCCGCCATCTGATTCAGCAAGGGCATAAACGTATCGCCATTATTTGCTCCAATCACCAAATTTCCGATGCCATTGATCGCCTACAAGGCTATCTGGACGCACTAAAAGAGTTTGATATTGCAGTTGATGACCGCTTAATATCCTACGGTACACCAGATGAGATTGGTGGCGAACAGGCCATGACCGACCTACTCGGGCGTGGTAGACACTTCACGGCAGTCACCTGTTATAACGACTCTATGGCCGCTGGCGCACTGTCTGTTCTTAGCGACAACAGCATCGAAGTGCCGCAAGAGATCTCACTGATTGGTTTTGATGATGTATTAATTTCTCGTTATCTGCGCCCCCGCCTAACCACCATCCGCTATCCGGTTGTTGCGATGGCGACACAGGCCGCAGAATTGGCGCTGGCGCTGGCCAATCATACCCCGTTGCCAGAAATCACCAATATGTTCAGCCCAACGCTGGTCCGCCGCCATTCTGTTGCCAGCCCGCAAACGCCCGCAGATGACTGA